The Mangrovibacterium diazotrophicum DNA window TTGATTTCGGCCACCGTTCTGGGTTTTGTGCACAGCCTCACCAAAGATGCTATTGAAGCATCGAAATTGAAAGCGCAGAATGATGCGATCAAAGCAATTCTGCCTGAATTCGATCACCTGGGAGCAAGCTGGAAAGCGCTTCCTGCTGATGCTTCCGACAGTTTAACCTTTTTCCCGGCCTATGACGGATCGAACCAACTTGTTGCCGTAGCTGTGAAAAGTTACACGAACAACGGGTTCAGCGGATTGATTGAAATTATGGTCGGTTTTAAACCCGAAGGCGACATTACCGGCTACCAGGTACTCGAAACCAAAGAAACACCGGGGCTGGGATCGAAAGCACAGGATTGGTTTAGCAATGAAGCCAAGCCAAAGCAAAACATTATTGGTAAAAACCCCGGCACAACGGATATGCATGTAAGCAAAGACGGTGGCGATGTGGATGCGATTACCGCGTCAACCATTACATCCCGTGCTTTTCTGGAAGCTGTTCGCCGTGCTTACGATACATTTAAAAGTGCAGCGCCCGCTTCGGCAACACCAGAGCAAACTGCTGCAGCAACAGCAGAACCTGTAACAGAAGGAGGTGAATCATGAATCAGATGAATAACTTCACAAAAGGATTTTTTAGAGAGAACCCCATCTTTGTTCTTCTGCTGGGGATGTGCCCAACGCTTGGGGTAACTTCTTCGGCCATCAACGGACTGGGGATGGGATTGGCAACAACCTTCGTGTTGGTAATGGCAAACATGTCGGTTTCGATGGTGAAAAACGTGATTCCGGACAAAGTGAGGATCCCGAGCTTCATCGTCATTATCGCAGCCTTCGTAACTGTTGTTGAGTTGCTGATGCAGGCTTACCTGCCAGCCTTATTCAAAAGCTTAGGTCTGTTCATCCCGTTGATCGTGGTAAACTGTATCGTACTGGGACGTGCCGAAGCATTTGCCTCAAAAAACAATGTGGTATCATCGGCAATCGACGGTGCCAGCATGGGACTTGGGTTCTCACTGGCATTGACCATGCTGGGAGCTATCCGCGAATTTCTGGGTAGCGGCATGATGTTCGGCATCAGAATTTACCCCGAAGATTACGGCATGCTGCTGTTCGTTTTGGCACCAGGCGCGTTCATCGCACTGGGCTACCTGATTGCCATTATCAATAAACTCAGAAAAGCATAGGAGACTGACAAATGGAATATATCTTAATCATTATATCTGCTGTATTTGTACACAACATTGTACTGTCGCAGTTCCTCGGAATTTGTCCGTTCTTGGGCGTATCCAAACGTATTTCGACAGCCGTTGGGATGACCGGTGCTGTAACCTTCGTTTTGGTTTTGGCAACCATTGTAACCTACCTGATTCAGAAAAATGTCTTGGATCCCTTCAACATCGGTTACCTGCAAACCATTTCATTCATCCTGATTATCGCATCGCTGGTGCAGCTGGTTGAAATTATTCTGAAAAAAGTCAGTCCGTCGTTATACCAGGCATTGGGTGTTTTCCTGCCGCTGATTACAACCAACTGTGCGATCCTTGGGGTTGCCATCCTGACCATTCAGAAAGACCTGAACCTGATCGAGAGCGTGGTTTTTGCCGCTTCAAACGCAATTGGCTTTGGTTTGGCTTTGGTGCTGTTTGCCGGTATCCGCGAACACCTGGATTTAATTGAAATACCAAAAGGTTTAAAAGGAACCCCAATTGCCTTAATTGTTGCCGGTATCCTGGCAATGGCTTTTATGGGTTTTAGTGGTCTAGTTTAATTTTTCGAACCGATATAAATTTTGAAAAGCAGTCCTTCGGGATTGCTTTTTTTGTTACTGCAAATCCGGTTTTGGTCATACTTCACACAGAATTAAAGCCCCCTTTGGCATTTCTTCTGAAAAGTTGGATACATTTAGCGCTACAACTGAAAACCACCTTTTATGAGCAAAATAATTCCTCTCTTGCTGATTGCAGCAATTCTCATTCAATGTAAACCAAGTACTCAAGATAAAGAAAAGACAACCGAGCGTGGTTTGATCGGACAATCAGCTATGGTTGTGTCGGCTCGTGAAGAAGCTTCTGAAGTTGGACTGGCCATTCTGAAAAAAGGCGGCAATGCCTTCGATGCGATGGTTGCAACAGATTTGTCGCTGTTGGTTTCCTTCCCCTTTGCCGGGAACATCGGTGGCGGAGGCTTCATGGTTTACCGGCTGGCCAATGGTGAATGCGGGGCAATTGACTATCGCGAAAAGGCGCCTTTTGCCGCATCACACGACATGTATCTGGATGAACAAGGGAATGTGATTCCCGGGAAAAGTACTTTAGGCGCGATGGCAATCGGCGTTCCCGGAACGATCGCCGGCCTGTTTGCCGTTCACGAAAAGCTGGGCTCACTGCCGATGAAAGACCTCATTCAACCGGCTATTGACTTGGCGACGAACGGCGTTGTTGTCACCGAAAAACAAGCCAATCGATTAAACCATTACCGGCATTTATTCAGCCAGGCCAACAAGCGAACCATTCTGCTCGACAAAGAATGGACTGCCGGTGATACCATTCGATACCCGGAATTGGCCGAAACATTGACCCGCATCCGCGACCATGGCAAAGACGAATTCTATAAAGGAAAAACCGCCCAATTGCTAGTAGATTACGTGCAGCAGTTAGGCGGAATTATAACAATGGACGACTTGGCTGCTTACGAAGCCAAATGGAGGACACCCATTACCTTCACCTACAACGGCAACAAAATCATATCGATGCCACCGCCATCCAGCGGAGGTATTTGCCTGGCGCAGATTTTAAAAAGCATTGAGCCGTTCAACATCAGCCAATACGGCCAAAACTCGGTTCAATATATTCAATTATTGACCGAGGCTGAAAGACGGGCTTACGCTGATCGCGCACATTTTTTGGGCGATCCGGATTTTGTCGATATCCCTACCGACAGTTTGATAGACCCGGCTTATTTGAACCAGCGCATGGCTGATTTCTCTTGGGAAAAAGCCAGCCGATCGACGGACATCTCTCATGGTGAATTGAATGCTTACGAAAGCAACGAAACAACCCACTACTCCATCGTCGATTCGATGGGTAATGCGGTTTCTGTAACCACAACGTTGAACGGTGCCTACGGATCGAAAGTCTACGTGGCAGGAGCAGGTTTCTTCCTGAACAACGAGATGGACGATTTCAGCTCGAAACCGGGAACGCCGAATATGTTTGGACTGGTTGGAGCCGAAGCGAATGCCATTGCCCCGGAGAAACGCATGTTGAGTTCGATGACGCCAACAATTGTAGAGCAAGGCGGAAAACTGAAAATGGTGGTTGGAACGCCGGGAGGATCGACAATCATTACTTCAGTTGCCCAAAACATTCTCAACGTACTGGATTACGATATGGGCATGCAGGAATCCGTTTCACAACCTCGTTTTCATCACCAATGGCTGCCGGACGATGTTCGCTTCGAGCCGGGTTTTGACACACTGGTATTTGCTCCATTGCGGGACTTGGGCTACAACATCGATCAAAGCAACTCCCCCATTATCGGGAAAGTTGACGCTGTCTTGCTATTGCCCGACGGATCGCTGGAAGGCGGTGCTGACCCCAGAGGCGACGACAAAGCGGCGGGGTTCTAACTAGAAATTCACACGCACATTAACATGAAAAAGGGATAACAACCATGCAGTTGTTATCCCCACCTTCATAGCAGGTTGCAGATCTATACCAGCATTTCTACTGTCTCGAAAGCCGAAGCATTCAGCATTTGCAGCATTTGCCAGCCATATTCAGGATTCACATACATCAGGTTGATGAGTAGCTCGAAATCACCACATAAACGGTAATACATGAGCGAGTTGACAGTCATGCCATTCGGATAAATTGCACTCAGGTTGAAGAGTTGAAAATCTAATCCGGACACCATTACCTCAGTCGCTGCCGATTCAACCCTAGCTTGCGGTAATTCAGTTTTAAAAGCTTGCAACAGCGTTTGACATTCCCGGGCACAAGCATCTTTGTAATTGCCTTCCAGCACGACATCGTACGGTCGCCAGCTCGCTTCGAGGAAATTCGCATCGTCGGCTTTGTAAACAAACAAAATCTCGGGGCGACTGCCAATCGGCTCAGCCGAGCTTTTCTCAATGGCCTGTTCACCCTTCTCAGTTATCGATGACCACTGTTCCGCTGTTACTTCTTGAAAATTTTCAGGGATCGATATTTCCCATTTCAGATTATCGAGCTCATACTTCCGGCTGCAATCGCTCTGCGGTTTCCCCAAACCCAGAACAGCCCGAATACCATTATAAATTGTATTCATGCGCGTTTGCTTTTATTTTTCTCTTATTCCCCCTGGAGTCCCACTCCTTCTATTGAACGCAAACAATAAACTAAATATTTTACAAACTAAACATTTGTGCTTTATCTATTTTGTTAACAATCGGCTGTTTATAGTAAATTTCAACCAATATGTAACCGGTTTATAAATCGCGACTAAGGAACATAATTCTGTATTGCCTGAAAATACAGGGGATTTAGCTCTTCCCTGCATGTAACCTTTCGATCATTCTGCACTAAAGCAGTTTCCCATTGGATCTTTCGATTTTACGTTGCATTTAATTTCTTACTCAGGTGCGTTTCTCCCCAAAAGCTTGAAAGAAATGTTAAATCACCTGCAAACAAAGATGGCACAGTAACAGAATAACTCATTCGAAGCTTATTTTTGTTTACCAAATTGAACTTATGTGGGGTATCTTTAAATTCGACACCAAGAACCATCAGCCCAGACTTGGCGCGGCTGAAATCTTCAAATTTATTGGTCCGGGACTGCTGGTCACCGTTGGCTTTATCGACCCGGGAAACTGGGCTTCGAACCTGGCTGCGGGCGCCCAGTTCGGATACTCCCTGTTGTGGATGGTCACGCTCTCCACGATTATGCTCATCGTGCTTCAGCACAATGTTGCCCACCTGGGAATCGTAACCGGTCTTTGTCTCTCAGAGGCTGCCACCGAGCATTTAAAACCGCTTTATTCGCGCGGATTGCTGATCTCGGCCATGATGGCTTCAGTTTCAACCTCGCTGGCTGAAATTCTTGGGGGAGCCATCGCCTTGAAAATGCTATTTGATATCCCTATCGTAATCGGATCGGTACTTGTCACGGTTTTTGTCATCATCATGTTGTTTTCCAAAAACTACCGGGTAATCGAAAAATGGATCATCGCCTTCGTTTCTGTCATCGGGCTTTCATTTCTGTACGAGCTTTCGCTGGTTGACGTGGCATGGGGACAAGCCGTAAAAGGCTGGGTAACACCCTCCTTCCCCGAGAATTCGATCCTGGTGATCATGAGCGTGCTTGGAGCTGTTGTGATGCCGCATAACCTGTTTCTGCATTCCGAAATCATTCAAAGCCGCCAATGGAACCTGGCCGACGATGCCGTGATCAAAAAACAACTGAAGTACGAGTTCTTCGATACGCTGTTCAGTATGATTATTGGCTGGGCCATCAACAGCGCCATGATTTTGCTGGCTGCTGTAACCTTTTTTAAAACGAAAACCCCGGTTGATGAACTGGAGCAAGCCAATCATCTCTTAGGGCCACTTTTGGGTAGTCATGCCTCCAACGTGTTTGCCGTAGCGCTACTGTTTGCCGGCATCTCGTCAACCATTACTTCAGGCATGTCGGCAGGAAGTATTTTTGCAGGAATTTACAAGGAACCCTACGATATAAAGGACAGTCACTCCAAACTTGGTGTGATCCTCTCACTGGTATTGGCACTCATCATCATTTTCTTTATTTCCAATCCTTTCCAGGGATTGTTGATTTCACAAATGGTTTTGAGCATCCAGCTCCCGTTGACGATTTTTGCACAGGTTTATCTCACCTCATCCGAAAAGGTGATGGGGAAATATAAAAACTCCATAAAATCAAAATGGATGCTTTATGCCCTGGGCGCAATCGTTACAGCTCTGAATATTGTGTTATTTGTTAGTGCTTTTCAGTAGAAATTCAATATTCAATCAATTAGGAATACGCACGAGCTAAACTGAGCTTTTTAACTACCACAAACTTCCTTTGTTAGCCGATCCAGGTTTTGCTCGTTGGAAGGAATAACAACTGGCGCCACAATATTGGCAACCTCTTCGCTGTCAAACTCCTGATTCCAGTCAACGACTGTCCCTGTCTTCGAATCGATTAGTTGGATAGTTAAAGTGAAATGTGGCTGCGAAAGGTGCCGGATAACCACCTTTTCATTGCCAATAATTTCAACAAACTCGGATTCGTTGGCATAGTCAGTTCCATCAGGCCCGTGCATGATAAACGACCACCGTCCTCCGGCTTCAAACTCAAACAACTTAAACGTGTTCGAAAAGCCGTCTGGCCCCCACCAGCGAGCCAATCGATCAGGTTCGCTTATCGCATCGAAGACCTGCCCTGGTGACGCTGAAATCTCGCGTGATGTCTGGAATGTTTTCATCTTGTTTTGTTTTCTTATAGAATACAAACCGCTACAATTCTGTTTTGCCTCCGTCAGTTTCTGTCCAAACCGTGGTTTTATTACTTCTTATAATTCCCCTTTTTGTAGTTTTTCATCAGCTTCCCGAAATCCTTATCCTTTTTGCGTTTTTCGGCCACCGTCGATTCAAAGTGCTGCTGTTCCCGCGTCATTCTCAGGTAATTTTCATACGAAGCCTGATCAATCGCTCCAGTTTCCAAAGCCGCCAATACCGCACAACCGGTCTCCGTGGTGTGCGAGCAGTCCTTAAAACGGCATTCTTCGGAAAGCTCCAGAATTGTTCCGAATGTTAATTCAATTCCGCCAACCGAATCCGCCATGCCCACCTCGCGCATTCCCGGATTATCTATGATAATTCCGCCGCTTTCGAGAACCTTTAACTCGCGGTGAGTAGTCACGTGTTTCCCGCGGTTCGTATGCTCGCTGATCACGTCGGTTTGCATCAGTTGCTGACCAAGCAACGTGTTTAAAAGTGTGGACTTTCCAACGCCAGAAGAGCCCAACAAACAATAGGTCTTCCCTTGGTCCAGCATCTGCTTTAATTCATCAATCCCCTGTTTCGATTCATTGCTGATTGTTAAAATTGGAACGTCTTTAACTCTTTTCCGAACGCTTTCCAATAATTCTACCGAAGCTGCGGCCTCAATCAAATCAATTTTGCCCAGGATGACGATCGGCTCAACATTTGAGTTGTGGCAAATCGCCAGATAACGTTCAATCCGATTAATGCTGAAATCACGGTCGACAGCCAGCACAATAAAAGCTTTGTCAATATTGGTTGCAATAATTTGCTTCTCCCCTTTTTTACCGACTGCCTGCCGCTCGATCACCGACTTTCGCGGCAAAACAGCATGAATCAGTGCTTTGTCGTCGTCGTACTCCGATACAGCCACCCAATCGCCAACAGCCGGAAAATCGGCCCGGCTTTGAGCCGAAAAGCGCAAATTACCGAGTATTTCAGCGTCGTATTCGGTCTCAGCTGTCTTCACTACATAGCGCTCCTTGTGCTCGGCAATTACCCGTCCAATGGTGAAAGTACCCAAACCATGTTCGGTTCGGTAATGCTCCAAGTCGCTGGTGTATCCTAAATCTTCAAGGGTCATCTTTCTATTTATTTCGGAGTAATTTTCACCATTTATTTCAACACTAAAATCCCATCAACTGCCGCACGTAATCGGCATTTTCTCTGGTGGTCAGATTTTCGAGTAAGAGCAACGCAACATTCATCGCTGTCGACGGATTCCAGGAAGTGATCAGCTGATCGTCCATGACGATAGGTTGATGAAGAACATTGACGCCAAAGCTGCTCAAAGCTTCCCTGCGAACAGGGTTGTTGTAGGTCGTTCCTTTTTTGCCAGCCAGCACACCACTTTTACCCAGAGGCAACGCCCCAACACATATCGAGGCAATGATTTTATTCTCGGCCTCAAACTTTCGGATCAAATCCAGAAACCGCTCGTCGTAAGCATCGTTGTAAAAACCGTAAACCTCAAATCCGCCGGGCACAGCCAGCGCATCGAATTGGCAGACATCAATTTCATCAATCACATAATCGACGCCAAAGCGCTGACTAAAGGAACTTTTAATCTCTTTTCGCAAAGCGCCCGTATACAATTTTGTGGTGCCGTCACCTTCTTCCAGGTTCCACCCCATCACGTCGATAAACACACTGGCTTCAAAAACTTCAAATCCCTCGGCTAGTAGTAAGAGTATATTTTTCATATCGGATCTTATTTCCATTCGTTTCGTGAATCATCCATCAAAACTAAGCCTCATCTTGGGTCTTTCCAATACCACCATTTCAGTTTTTCAGGCTCTTGCTCATTTCCTGGTGTTTCGGCAAAATAAACGGCACAACGGAAGACATAAAGCAGACAGCGATCCTGAACTACACCCGCATAGCGGTTCGATAAATCATAAAGCACTTCGGGATCTTTGCCCACCAAATCCGCGACCTTCAAAATCCCAATATTCCAAAGATCATCAGCAATTGATTTCCCGACACCGGGGATGGTTTTTAGTTCTTTTATCGACTGTTCTTTATTCATTGTCGTTTCCATTTCAAATTTCCTACCCACTTAAAATACAATATCAATATCTAAACCGTTGAAATAAGCCGTTGGAGAGTGAGAAGACAGGACGACTCCGTACTTCAGTTTCAGGGGAACAATATATTCCAGCGGAATCCGCAACCAGGTGGGCAAGTTATAATAATTGATGTTTAGCAGCGATCCAAACTGAACGCCAATTGAAGGCGTAAAAACAAATTCAGTTGCCCCGTCTACAAATTGAACACCGGCTTCGGTATAGTTCGACAAGCCCAAAAATCGTTTTTCGCCTACCCAAATATCGAGGTTATTACGAAGCCCCGCCTTCACCTGTTGTGCAAAATAGGGCGAAAAAGTGTCGTCTTTATATGCTTTTATATCCCCCAGGCTATAAGCCAGCGTGTAGCCCATCCAGTAATCAACGGTTCCTCTTTTACCGCCACGCTCATTATGCGTGTAAATACTCACCGGATTACCAAAATTCACCCTGAAATCCACCCCTTCGTAGTATCGTCCATGAAAAGCAGGCCCGTTGAAACCGATGATAAAAGAATTGGCAATGCGACTGCGTACAAAATTGCGGTAATACGGCGTTTGTCCGGCTTTCTGCATGCTATCGGTAATGGTAATACTGTCGGGAAACAAGGTATTCAAATCCGAATTAAAGGGAATCGGGACCAACTTCAATGCAGGAGTAGCCGCAATCAGGAAATCCGGCTGAAGCTTTTTGTCATCGGGAATAAGATTGTAAAAAGGAATGTGATTTTCATTCGAATAACTTTGCTCAAAGGCATTCCAAACATCCGACAGCGACAGGTGCACTGCCTTGATAATACGGTCGGCCTCATCAGTATATTCCTGGTGTTTGATCGCCAATAAACTGGTGTCCTTTTCCCAGGCATCGTGCGTGTGATTGAACGCTTTATCGCCATAAGCACGCCAGATATCGGCCTCGCGGTTAACAACCGTGCAACCTTCGTCATTATAAAAATCGTGCAAAGCCTTGTTGTTGGTAATGGAGGCAAATGAGGTACGCCGCACCACGAGGTGGCCTGCCGCGAAGCAATCTTCCAGAAAATGGTCGGCAAAGCCATTGAACAGAAATGCATAAAACAGCAGAACCTTCGCTTCTTCCGGATTGGTTTTGGCTAACCGGCCGCTTTGCTCTGCCAAATCAATGGCAACCGCATGCAAAGATACATACATATTAATGGCGTTGGTTCCATTCAATTCTTTAAAGATCGACCGCACTAATGACGGATTTTGACACTGTCGGATAAACTCCTTGTTGAAATGCCGCAATTGCTGCTGGAAGGTTTTATCGTATTCGTAAAAGTGCCCTAAGTTGACGGCTGCCTGCAGCGCATAGGCAAAGTCGGTGTGCGTCAGCTTTCCGTCGGGGGCGGAGGTGTAGCCCATATCCATGTACTGGTTGTGCAACAACAAAATCTGTTGCATGACCGAATTCTTTAGCCTCAGTTGCTTTTCCAGCAATAAGGGATTGGAGCAATGGTCACCACTCAGGCCGTTTAACACACCATACGAAATTTGCTGGCCTCCTTTGACCGACAAATCGGTGAAATACCAGACTGCTTCTTCGTCTTCCTGTATATTTAAAAATTGGAAAAACAGCGCCGTATTTCGTTGGTTCGAAACATCTGCCAACAAGCGGGAGAAAGCGACATCGCCAATATCCTTGTGTTCGGAATAGTTATAAGCAAACAGATTGCCGGTCCAGAAAAAAGCAATAAAGCCCCAAATTATCTTTCGCATAATCGATCATTTCTTTAAAGTTACAATCAATCAAGGCAACTACCGGCATGCATTAGAAAAAGATTAAAGCCCTTTGTACTTTAAAATGCTTCCCCGATCCTGAAATAAACGCCCCAATCATCCTGTCCTTTGGCCAGGTCGAGCCCAACCCGAATGCCGGTTTTCTCCAACAATACATATCTGAACCCCAGCCCTGCTCCCGGCAAAATCTTTCCGTTGTCACCATCGTTCACGCTGTCCAAAATCGAGGCAATTCCACCAAAACCAACAAAACCTACTTTATTAAATGGATTCCAGCGGTATTCAGCCTGCAAGGCCAATTG harbors:
- a CDS encoding RnfABCDGE type electron transport complex subunit G, encoding MAIQSSFKNMVLTLLTVSLISATVLGFVHSLTKDAIEASKLKAQNDAIKAILPEFDHLGASWKALPADASDSLTFFPAYDGSNQLVAVAVKSYTNNGFSGLIEIMVGFKPEGDITGYQVLETKETPGLGSKAQDWFSNEAKPKQNIIGKNPGTTDMHVSKDGGDVDAITASTITSRAFLEAVRRAYDTFKSAAPASATPEQTAAATAEPVTEGGES
- the rsxE gene encoding electron transport complex subunit RsxE; translation: MNNFTKGFFRENPIFVLLLGMCPTLGVTSSAINGLGMGLATTFVLVMANMSVSMVKNVIPDKVRIPSFIVIIAAFVTVVELLMQAYLPALFKSLGLFIPLIVVNCIVLGRAEAFASKNNVVSSAIDGASMGLGFSLALTMLGAIREFLGSGMMFGIRIYPEDYGMLLFVLAPGAFIALGYLIAIINKLRKA
- the rsxA gene encoding electron transport complex subunit RsxA, whose translation is MEYILIIISAVFVHNIVLSQFLGICPFLGVSKRISTAVGMTGAVTFVLVLATIVTYLIQKNVLDPFNIGYLQTISFILIIASLVQLVEIILKKVSPSLYQALGVFLPLITTNCAILGVAILTIQKDLNLIESVVFAASNAIGFGLALVLFAGIREHLDLIEIPKGLKGTPIALIVAGILAMAFMGFSGLV
- the ggt gene encoding gamma-glutamyltransferase, which encodes MSKIIPLLLIAAILIQCKPSTQDKEKTTERGLIGQSAMVVSAREEASEVGLAILKKGGNAFDAMVATDLSLLVSFPFAGNIGGGGFMVYRLANGECGAIDYREKAPFAASHDMYLDEQGNVIPGKSTLGAMAIGVPGTIAGLFAVHEKLGSLPMKDLIQPAIDLATNGVVVTEKQANRLNHYRHLFSQANKRTILLDKEWTAGDTIRYPELAETLTRIRDHGKDEFYKGKTAQLLVDYVQQLGGIITMDDLAAYEAKWRTPITFTYNGNKIISMPPPSSGGICLAQILKSIEPFNISQYGQNSVQYIQLLTEAERRAYADRAHFLGDPDFVDIPTDSLIDPAYLNQRMADFSWEKASRSTDISHGELNAYESNETTHYSIVDSMGNAVSVTTTLNGAYGSKVYVAGAGFFLNNEMDDFSSKPGTPNMFGLVGAEANAIAPEKRMLSSMTPTIVEQGGKLKMVVGTPGGSTIITSVAQNILNVLDYDMGMQESVSQPRFHHQWLPDDVRFEPGFDTLVFAPLRDLGYNIDQSNSPIIGKVDAVLLLPDGSLEGGADPRGDDKAAGF
- a CDS encoding Nramp family divalent metal transporter; the encoded protein is MWGIFKFDTKNHQPRLGAAEIFKFIGPGLLVTVGFIDPGNWASNLAAGAQFGYSLLWMVTLSTIMLIVLQHNVAHLGIVTGLCLSEAATEHLKPLYSRGLLISAMMASVSTSLAEILGGAIALKMLFDIPIVIGSVLVTVFVIIMLFSKNYRVIEKWIIAFVSVIGLSFLYELSLVDVAWGQAVKGWVTPSFPENSILVIMSVLGAVVMPHNLFLHSEIIQSRQWNLADDAVIKKQLKYEFFDTLFSMIIGWAINSAMILLAAVTFFKTKTPVDELEQANHLLGPLLGSHASNVFAVALLFAGISSTITSGMSAGSIFAGIYKEPYDIKDSHSKLGVILSLVLALIIIFFISNPFQGLLISQMVLSIQLPLTIFAQVYLTSSEKVMGKYKNSIKSKWMLYALGAIVTALNIVLFVSAFQ
- a CDS encoding SRPBCC family protein, giving the protein MKTFQTSREISASPGQVFDAISEPDRLARWWGPDGFSNTFKLFEFEAGGRWSFIMHGPDGTDYANESEFVEIIGNEKVVIRHLSQPHFTLTIQLIDSKTGTVVDWNQEFDSEEVANIVAPVVIPSNEQNLDRLTKEVCGS
- the rsgA gene encoding ribosome small subunit-dependent GTPase A, translating into MTLEDLGYTSDLEHYRTEHGLGTFTIGRVIAEHKERYVVKTAETEYDAEILGNLRFSAQSRADFPAVGDWVAVSEYDDDKALIHAVLPRKSVIERQAVGKKGEKQIIATNIDKAFIVLAVDRDFSINRIERYLAICHNSNVEPIVILGKIDLIEAAASVELLESVRKRVKDVPILTISNESKQGIDELKQMLDQGKTYCLLGSSGVGKSTLLNTLLGQQLMQTDVISEHTNRGKHVTTHRELKVLESGGIIIDNPGMREVGMADSVGGIELTFGTILELSEECRFKDCSHTTETGCAVLAALETGAIDQASYENYLRMTREQQHFESTVAEKRKKDKDFGKLMKNYKKGNYKK
- a CDS encoding DJ-1/PfpI family protein translates to MKNILLLLAEGFEVFEASVFIDVMGWNLEEGDGTTKLYTGALRKEIKSSFSQRFGVDYVIDEIDVCQFDALAVPGGFEVYGFYNDAYDERFLDLIRKFEAENKIIASICVGALPLGKSGVLAGKKGTTYNNPVRREALSSFGVNVLHQPIVMDDQLITSWNPSTAMNVALLLLENLTTRENADYVRQLMGF
- a CDS encoding helix-hairpin-helix domain-containing protein; amino-acid sequence: MNKEQSIKELKTIPGVGKSIADDLWNIGILKVADLVGKDPEVLYDLSNRYAGVVQDRCLLYVFRCAVYFAETPGNEQEPEKLKWWYWKDPR